From Verrucomicrobiia bacterium:
TCCTCTAGCCCAGGATTTTTTACCCAGTCATCTTCGGCAACACGTCCCGCCTCATAGGCGTGCGTCCGCTGAGCAAGCGCCTGCAGATCCGAGCGATCGTACCAGCCAGCATTCTTTGCTTCATCTAACTTGGGCGAAAGTTCACCTGCGTACTCAGTCGCGGTGTATACCCACCAATTGTGATACTGGCCATTGCGGCGACAATTATTAGACATACGACGCTCTTGTATAGTTGTCTTGACCAGACCACCCGCAGCAATGATCAAACCTGTCTCTTCCCGCACCTCCCTCAGGGCGGCTCGTTCAGGATCGCCCCCATCCTCGGGGTCCATATGTCCGGCCGGCCCAGCCATGCCAAATGGATACTTCTGACGTTCTATCAGGAGAACTCTTTCCTCAGAGTCTACAATAAGCACTCCAACACTTGTGTGATCACACACATCTATAGTTTCAGCCATATAAAAAGCTCCTTTTACTTAGTAAGTATAAAGGAGCCTTAATTGGTTGAAAGAAAATGGATTTTACAAACGGACTTAGTGCGTTGGGGCACCTTTGTATTTGTCGCTGCCAAAACCAAGCATCAGGAAGCCAACAAACGAGAAGAGCCACAAACCAAATATGCCAAACATGTCGCTCTTGCCAAAGGCCCGGGCCACATCCAGAGACACAATAATATGCACTATCAAGTTCACAACAGGAATTAGATACAACACCAACCACCACTCTGGTCGCCCAGCAATCTTCAGCAAGATATAGGTATTGTAGATAGGAATAATCGCTGCCCACCCTGGGTGTCCGGCTTTCTGAAAAGTCTTCCACAGACCCGCAACAATAGCCACTATAAATGCCAACCAGAACAGCATAGCGAACGCGCCCATACCACCACTGCCGGGCTGCGTTTCTAGATCCGACGAATAACTGTATTGCGCCAATAGACTTACAACACTCATATTTTTATTGTCCTTTTTACATTACTCTCACATTGTACAGTAAAAAAGCATAAGCAATACCTAGTCTCCTCAGTTTTTAACAAGCTTTTAATCAGGACGCTCTCAGCCAAATTCTAGACGGGTGCGATATACTAGAACGGTTTTCATGGACCAAAGATCCCGCTATAAGGCCTACCGACCAGCCCGTTCAGTCAGTCGTACACTCGAGCGACCCGCTGCACTCCCATCTCGCAAACGCTCACCTGCTGGTGGCATCATGCTCGTTATCACCCTGTGCTTACTGGCCGGGTTATTTTTATGGAAACCATCTACCGCCTCAGAAGCCCTAGCCAAAGTAACCCATAAGCAAGAGGAGCCAGCGCAGCCGCAAGTGCCAGCTGCCGTAGACACCACCAACATCCGACCGGCAATAGATACCATCATTGCCCAGAACCCATCATTGCAAATCGGTGTTGCCTATGTCGACCTCAACCACCCAGACACCATTTCAGCACAAGGAGTTAGCTCGCAGTTTATCGCCGCCAGCGTAGGCAAACTACTCAGCGCTGTCACGTATTATCACAACCAAGAGCAAGGGCTGGACAGCACTTATCGTGACCGCAGCGACGAGGAACTACGACGCCTGCTGGTAGAGAGTGACAACAACGTCTGGATCCCACTGAATGACGACCTGGGACGTCCCGCCATGGAAGCCTTTGCCCGAAGTATCGGCATGCAAACGTATGCCGCAGCCGAAAACACTATGACGGCGAGCGATGCCGCCCTTTTGCTCAGGCAGCTCTATAAGAAAGAACTGCTGAGCGAACAGCACACCCAAAAGCTGCTAGCGTATATGAAACAAGCTGACCGCAACGAGATCTTTGGCCCGACTATTCCAACCGGCGTAAAGGTCTACCACAAAGCCGGCTGGCTGGATGACCGACTGCATAATGTAGCCATCGTAGACAACGGCAAGAACCCATATGTAATAGTCATATTCTCCAAATCCAACATAAAACCCTACAACGAACAAAAAGGCCTGACCGCCCTACGCAGCATCAGCTCCACCCTAGCTACCAGCTTCATCACCTCCCCTAAACACACCCAATAACAACTCAAGCACACCCCTCGTTGCAGTGCTTCCCCCTCCGCCCTCCGACAGGCGGTTACGAAAAACAGGACTGGCCAGGCAGTGCGATGCTGTCCGGTTCCTGTGGAACTTGTTCTGCTTTTTATGAATTGATTTCAACGGAATAGCAGAACTTCAGACAGTCCTCGGAACGCGGGCAGCATCGCACTGCCTGAACCAATCCGTTTCCGCAAAGCCTGATCAGAGTGGCAGAGGGGAAAGCCGCCTACCACCAAACTGGTATTGGATACATACTCACAGATCAGGCTTTACAGAAACTGATTGGGCGGATGGTGTTCGGCATTGCGCGATCCGAGGACTGTGTGCAGCCCTGTATTTCCGCTGAAATCATAACAAAGACAGGGCAAGTTCCGCAGGAGCCGAATGCCGGATACTATCCGGACAGTCATGTTTCTGGAACCGCCTGTCTGGGGGTATGTATGCAAGCCCCGAGCTGACGGACCCATGTAGTAGGGACCCCCTGGAAGTGGCATAGGCAAACGCGGCGGCAAGAGGTATATGGTATTGTAGGGTGTATAAGTGTTTACGCTTATATGTCATTAACCAACAAAAGGAGGGCTTATGCTCAAACAGATTATTACTGA
This genomic window contains:
- a CDS encoding DUF5684 domain-containing protein, producing MSVVSLLAQYSYSSDLETQPGSGGMGAFAMLFWLAFIVAIVAGLWKTFQKAGHPGWAAIIPIYNTYILLKIAGRPEWWLVLYLIPVVNLIVHIIVSLDVARAFGKSDMFGIFGLWLFSFVGFLMLGFGSDKYKGAPTH
- a CDS encoding NUDIX hydrolase; translated protein: MAETIDVCDHTSVGVLIVDSEERVLLIERQKYPFGMAGPAGHMDPEDGGDPERAALREVREETGLIIAAGGLVKTTIQERRMSNNCRRNGQYHNWWVYTATEYAGELSPKLDEAKNAGWYDRSDLQALAQRTHAYEAGRVAEDDWVKNPGLEDVWLKFVLELKFIDPWPDRRF
- a CDS encoding serine hydrolase, translating into MDQRSRYKAYRPARSVSRTLERPAALPSRKRSPAGGIMLVITLCLLAGLFLWKPSTASEALAKVTHKQEEPAQPQVPAAVDTTNIRPAIDTIIAQNPSLQIGVAYVDLNHPDTISAQGVSSQFIAASVGKLLSAVTYYHNQEQGLDSTYRDRSDEELRRLLVESDNNVWIPLNDDLGRPAMEAFARSIGMQTYAAAENTMTASDAALLLRQLYKKELLSEQHTQKLLAYMKQADRNEIFGPTIPTGVKVYHKAGWLDDRLHNVAIVDNGKNPYVIVIFSKSNIKPYNEQKGLTALRSISSTLATSFITSPKHTQ